The window attttttgttttctttttagccGAGACactatttttctcaatttgctGGCACTGGCAAATTCACAGATTTCCTGCTTTTTCCAAGAACTCCAGAAATCCAGCTTGGAGTTGAGATATCATGGATTTTTAGGGACAGTTTGAATACTAATGCCCCACTAATATCAAAAGCTTTCTGGCTCCTAATTAGCATTTATACATCTACTTAGAGTATGCATTTGGTTTCTGAATATACTTGAATGACAATGGTGCAGGACTTAGATCCCTGCTTTTTTTTTCGATTGCTTCATCCTTTTCCCAATTGGTTGATGTGTACGTGGGAAATTGAATTCATTGACATTAGTGTGTCAAATGAGGATCTTATGTCAGGACTGAGGCTCCTATTAGAGGTTACGTGTTTTAATCAGCTTAGGAGCACTATCTGTAAATGCCTTTCACTGGCTCGTCAGCCAACTAGTTATCAGTCGAGCTATCTAAATTTCCTACTTGAtagtcaccaaataattgatcTGTGGACTTTCCTCGTCAAGCCGATATAGGTGGAAGCATATGTGGCGAATGTGATATTTGGAGGGAATCTACGAAGGAATTTCTTGTTTGTGAGAAGATCAATGACTTTTTTCTCACCATAGCCTAACTTAATTTGCCGTGAATTTTTTATAGTTCTCTGCAAAGTTCGAGTCATTCATTGAGTTTCATGAGCGTAGTTCTTCAACTCAATTTAAACACTTGCAAGATGATTTCATTTGGCATAGGTTAACATTCATGTTGTGTGTGTTTTCTACTTCCTTTGATGGGCTTTTACTAAttgtattttgtttttcaaactTCAGCAAATGGGTCGTTCTCTTTTTTGTCTTGGATTGCTCATCCGCTATGGCAATTCTTTGCTGGGTTATTCAAGTAACAGGAATATTGATGTCGCAAGCAGTCTGAGCTTGTTCAAACGGTATCTGCTTATGGaggattttgttttaaaaattagatcTCTGCAGGTAATTACATTCCTAGTTCATGattattgaatttttgaattagCTTTGAAAGGGTTACTCATAATAAGACAATTCTTGTAGGCTCTGGGATTTGTTTTAATTGCAAGGCCTGAATTTATGTTGGACAAGGATGTAGGCAAAATAATAGAAGCCACATTGTCTTCTGATTCTGATGCTCGAATTAAGGTACGCTGTGCTAGTTTGCTGCCTCTTCCCTCTCATGGTATATAATAATTTGTCCTTCGAACCAGATGCAAGCTCTCCAGAATGTGTATGAATATCTTCTTGATGCTGAAGCTCAAATGGGAACAGAGGTTACAACTAATGAGGCAAATTACACCAATGAAAGCAGTCAGAGCGTTCCTGTTGCTGCTGGTGCAGGAGATACTAACATGTGTGGGGGTATAGTTCAACTCTACTGGGATAGGATACTGGAGAGGTGCTTAGACCAAAATGCACAAGTTCGACAAACTGCCCTCAAGGTGAGAACTTGGAATCAGCACTTCACTGTGGAAATGCTTTCAAGTTGACTTTGTTTGGAAATTTTAATAGCTGATTGATATGAATGAGAGAGAATATGTTGTGGTGCTCATTATAAGCttgatttctttctttgccaTTATTGTAATCATGATTTACCTTATGTAAGTTTTGTGTTTTTCACAGCTATTTCTGCGCACTTGAATTTTGAGCCTCATCCCTGTTTAATGCAGATTGTGGAAGTGGTTTTACGTCAAGGTCTTGTGCATCCCATTACATGTGTTCCATACCTTATAGCACTCGAAACTGATCCACAGGAGATAAATGCAAAGTTGGCTCATCATTTGCTGATGAACATGAATGAGAAGTAAGTGGTGACAATGAGAATGATTTTGACAGTTTGATATGTAGGCCTTTTGACTAATATGTACTTTTCAGGTATCCTGCTTTTTTCGAAAGTCGTTTAGGGGATGGGCTGCAAATGTCCTTTATATTTATACAAATTATTAGCGATGGTTCCTCTAATGGTGGGAGTGAGAATGTCCCTCATAAGAGTCCAGGGAGCATGAAGGGGAAATCTGATGGTATCTCATTTGCTCAAGCAAGGCTTGGAGTTTCAAGGATCTACAAACTAATTCGTGGAAATCGGgtttccaggaacaaatttATGTCCTCAATTGTGCGCAAATTTGATAATCCAATATGGAGTGATACAGTCATTCCTTTTCTGATGTGAGTTCATTACTGATGCTTGCACTGAGTTTGTTTGTGGCGAGGAGTATATAACATGAATGTTGATTTAATTCCACAGGCACTGCACAGAGATTCTTGCTTCATTGCCGTTTACAATGCCTGATGAGCCACTCTATTTGATTTATACGATAAATCGAGTAATGCAAGTTCGGACTGGGGCCATTGAGGCAAATTTAAAGGCATTTTGTTCAAGATCGTTTCCAAGAGACAGCCAGGATGTGGTTCATGGGAGTGGGATTAGTCAAGGGCCAGCTTCTCAACCTTTCTTCAGTAATGTACGACCACTGGATTTGAATGGCACATACCAAGAGTTGGCTTATCAACCATTTTTCAATCATACGGCATCAGTCGACTTGAATGGAAGTATCCCACAACAGCTAGCAAATCAGTTTGATATGTGCAATTCTAATTTTGTGGAGGCAAAGCCCCATTTTAGTGGGTCCGGTGAATTTTCTGGCAgctctgaggatgatatgcagAAAATCCAggtaattatgaaaattctagTCGTGGCTTTCTGTTATTGTAACCTGGAAGAGAGCAACTAGGTAGACGAGTACCCTCTCCTCTATGATCCTGATGATTACTAGACCCGATGAACAGGTGGGCAGCCTGTAAGGCTGGCCCAGGTTTGAGAGGACCGAAGATAAATGTTGGGTTTGAGCAATGGCCTTACATTGAAAGGCCCGCTCTATGATCTTGATAACCTCTAGACCCAATCAACAGGCTGTGCAGTCCACAGGGTGGCCTAGGTCTAAGAGGCTCAATGGACAAATGGTTGGCTCGGCAATGGCCTCGCAGTAAAAGGCCCGGCCCGCCCAACTTTGTCCCAGGGGCCCGGCCTCAGCCTGGCCTGGCCCCTAGTATCTCAATGCACATTTTGGATTATGGACAGGCTTGGGCAGCTTGGCTAGGCCCACCCAATGACCTCCTAAAAGAAGTATTGATCTCTAGATAAATGAAATAAAGCAATaactttcccttcttttttagtACATCTATCTACCTACACCTACAATGCTTCTGGTAGCACCCACTTGTTGCCTTTTCTTGGATTCATTGTTATGGTTGATTACATATGAGTGCGGAGACTTTTGTCTAATATTTCTTTGTGGTGTGCAGGTTGACTGTCTAGCTGCTACAGCATTGCAGCTTCTGTTGAAACTAAAGAGGCacctaaaaattatttatggcCTCAACGATGCTCGGTGCCAGGTAATCTTTCAATTAGATGGATTGTGATCTTTATGAAAGTGCAACTGAGATGAAACAGGATTATTAACTTAACTTGGTGCAATTTTTTGCTTTGCAAATCAGTCATTTTCTCCAAATGAGACGCTAAAACCTGGCGAAGTTCTCTCCAAGCAGAATATTCCATTTAATATTAGTGGAATACATACCAACTTGCCTTCCACTTCTCAAGAAATCATGGAAAGATATCAGGTACTTTAAACTATCATAGAAGTTCAGAGCCTTCTCTCTTTGCCTTATTCATGTGTGCCTTAGTGCAATTACTGAACTTATGACCTAATTTTTGGACATCTAAATTGGCTTTGATGCTGCAGGAATTTAAGATTGCTTTGAGAGAAGACACCATTGATTACTCTGCTTACACAGCGAACATCAAACCAAAGCGGCCTGCCTCTAGAAGAGGTTCCAGACGTGTGGGCGGTGGggatgacgatgatgacgagGATGATGACAACTGGTCAGGAGGCAGGGTCCGTCTAACTAATAGTGGAAGGAGAGTTACAAGGAGCAGGTTGAGGTAAGACTTGTAAATAACAGGTAGGCTGACATGTAAATTTAGtaggaaaaataattaggaTATGACAAAAGTAGAAATTGATAGAATtctggaaaaggaaaatagaagtGCCAAAAGAGCCTGGGGTTCTTCTGGCTCTTGAAGGTATTCTGTTCAATTGTCCGATTTCCAGTTTTAGGCATTACAGTGGCAGGCGATTATTCTTTAtgttaacaaaattgaaatttgctaGAGTAGTATCGAGCAATTTTGTTGTCGTTGTAAATTTCTGTTTCTGTGGGGAGATAGGAGATGTATTGTAGCACATTTTATTTCAGTTACTAAAATTCAACTCCATGCTGTATTGGAACACAATGTATAGTCAAAGTCGATTTTCTGCTTGCCAGCGGGTTCACTCTCCCAATATGTTGTTCTGAATGGACATCTGagtttgttctttttccccttttggcTTGGGGCGAAAATCATTCAAATCGTTGGTGGTAGCTTTACTGTATTTGCAATTTGTACTTGTTGCGCTGTAGCTTTATTGTCTAGTGCCAATCTGCTGAAAGGGTTATGGTTTGCAGAATAGTTGACCTGCCTTGTGATATAATTGGTTCGTACGTCACCACGTTATACTGCGGTCGGGAAAAAGAATGGAGTTGGTGGTCGAGGTTGCACAAGAAAGAACAAAGGTAACTCAAGAAAGCGCTTATGCCAAGGAAGCGAAGCAAGAACATCTTATTGTTGACTgtctgaaaaaaattaaagcaacaatttttgaaaagggTACATCTCTGACCTATGCGTCTACTAAACAAAAGCCAAGGACAGGGAGCGCTTTATAGCAATTACTGAGGGGATGACGACCCAGTGGTTTCCACATCAAAGGAAATCGAGGTTGCGGCCAATTTGAGAAGAGCGCCATGTCTTATGAAAAGGAAGCAAAGTGCTTATGTAAAGGAAGCGAATCGAGGACATCTTATTTTTAACTGtctgaaaaaaatttaaagcaaCAATTTTTGAGAAGGGTACATTTCTGACCTATGCGTCTACTAAACAAAAAGACCAAGGGCAGGGAGCACTTTATATCAATTACTGAAGAGATGACGGCCCAGTGGTTTCCACATCAGAGGAAATCAAGGCTGCGGCCAAGTTGAGGAGAGCGCCATGTGGCTTGTCAAGTTCATGGTACAACGACAAAAAGAGGCTGCATGCCGCGAAACATATGTTAAGACCGAGTCCTGTAGCATATCTACTGCACGAACAAGTGCAGGAAAGAGAAAACTTACCGTGTCCACACCGACTGGTTTACCGTCCTCTACCAATATTTCAGCTACTGTTCCAGTCTGATCAGCCTGAGAATCCATAGGACCAGAGATTAGTGAAACTACGAAGCAAAATTATAATCCTTTGCTGGAACAGTCAGGTGTCAAGACACCAACGTTTGAGCTTGAGAacacagcaaaaaaaaaaaaaaaaagcacatgcAGTGAGATTGCATTACTATGTCGCAATATTGATTTTGAGcaatatgctctctctctctctctctctctctctctgtatatatatgtaatatatGTACGTGTGTACGTTTATGTATACAAGAGCATAATAAACTTAATTACTCATGCAAAAGATAATGTTTTTCTGAGTTGGCAAAAATCTTCGTAGATAGGGAACTGTGGGATTGATCAAGCATCTTGCATGTTACATGTTACGTTTATGCTGTTTATATGTGGCCAGTCCACTTGGTGGGTACAGGCCAGTGCTCTTAAACTGACCGGGCACAAAAAATGCTAAAGTTGGCATATCGCCGTTCAATCATTGCAGCCACATTCATTTAAAGGGATGTGATCATGTTAAACATTATTATGTAGGTAAATGACACATGGACATGAATTCCGCATAGTCAACACGACCTAAGAAGAGGTGACTGTAGGTTCAACTCTCCCAAAACGCCAATTTACACTTCAGAATAGGTCAATTTCATTGGAAATTAATAGTTTCCCATATAACCAGGAAAGAAATCATAGCTGAAGGTTGAGTTAGTGTGGACATCACCACAGTTTTAGATTCAAAAACACAATTGACTAGACCAAAGAAGGCTGAACCAAAAAAACAGgtcacttattttttggaaGTAATTTCTTTTAGTGCTAGAGGGGTAAATGACCTTCATAATTTGAATGGGAAAAGGATAAAAACAGATGTCTACATACCTCAATTTCGTTCATCAACTTCATGGCTTCAATAATGCAAATCACCTGGCCTTTCTGTACTTTGTCTCCTACCTGAAAAGAGAATTGATGTCAGAGGAGATTTCttcatttctaatttatttggcaaaacgAAGTTGGATCAGAAGTGGACTTCACTTGCACAGCGTTGAAGGAAgctttgaaattaaaaaaagggaagtATCCAAATAAGCTATTtacttttgagaaaaaaaataaaaataagcttTTGACtgctccaaaaaaaaaccaGATATTTCTACAGATGTAGCCCAAGTTACCTTGACAAACGAAGGTTCACCAGGAGCAGGAGACCTGTAAAAAGTTCCAGCCATGGGACATTTGAGAGGGGGATGAGCAGAGCTGCTTTGTTTTACAGGGGCGGGTAATGCGGGTGTTGTAGGTCCAGAACCAGCTGGAGCAGCTGAAGGAGCATGAACTGGAGCTGCTGAAGGTGGAGGTGAAAACATGGCATGGGAAACAGGTGTGGGTTGTGCTACCACTGAAACAGCTGCCATCGGCTGCTGTATTGCTTCTTTCTTCCTTATAATGATCTCACAATCCATTTGCTTCAGCTGCAATTCCATTATATCCTTTGTATCCACAAGCCTGATCAATAGTAATCAAGTCTAAATAAATATTAGGTGCTTCATGATCCTGATTGTTAAGTAACATAGCAGTTCATTTGGgcccaaataattcattttacgTACTTGACAAGATCAGATACTTGAGACATGAATGCTGATATTGATGATGCATCTGGAACGATTTTTTCTCTGTCAAGTTTTGCTGCAGTACCATTGCTTTCTTGTGATATGGTGGCTCCAGACTTTGTATCAAGTCCAGAGTTAGAGGATTTCTCAGCAGTTACCTTAATTCCAGAAAGTAGAGTAAGGGcactaaaaattaaatgtgTTTCGAATACATCTTACTCTAATAAGCTCACCTCATTCAGCTTTGCCTTCACTTTTAAAGCAGTTAAACGCTTCTCGTTAGGCCACTGCAAATTCCAAACAGTGGACAGAAGATGAGTCATGGGGTCAGAAGCTAAATAGTCTTGCCTATATTTCGTCagatcaaaacttttgcaaTAGATAAATGGAGGCATAACAGTACCATTATGAAAACAGAATGGGAAAGTGTACATTGTGAAAAGTCTTATGACAAGTAGTCccttgagagagaataactaAACGACATGATCAGCTGATACATTCTATAAACACAGAAATAACTAAGTGGGTTATAGAATTTGCAAGTGCAGTGTGACATCAGTTTTTGCTCTTTGAGAGCTACTTTAGCTCTCTTAAGGTGTCCGATAGCACATCAATGCCAAAACACTGTTTAAGTAACTACATTCGAAAATGAGTATTTAGGAAGCACATTGGTGCTTTGAAAGACTTATTTTGGGGACCTTAATGAGCTGAACTTTAAATTGACAAAGAGTTACCAAACCAGATACAGTTCAAAATTTAATACAAGCGACAGTCTACCAAATCTAACAAAGAAACAGGGTGACTTAATGACCTTCCTGTGAACCAAAACTCAAAAATTGAACGATCAAACTTATACAAAAGTTGACAGTATCCTCTTTGTTCTTGAAAGCCCCAAGGGTAATTTCCTCGAAAGGGTAAATAAAATTACAATGAATTTACCTGAAAAGCCATTGCATTTTGAGAAACTTGTCAATTCTATCCTGAACTATATAACCATTCGAATGCACTCCTATGTACATAATGCCAGATCAGCAGTCCATGAAGTTCAGCTTGCGATCGCAAGTTTCTTAGATAATTAAGACTGCAACTAAAGCAAGGCGTGCAATTTGAATAAAGAGCAACTAAGTTCGACGATGCAATAGTGATCAAAGTATCAAAGATGAGGCAAATAAGAGATGGAACACAGGTTCACCCCACAGACAGTCACGAAGTAAACTCCACAAAACCCAAACTTTATGGCAGAAAACTCAAAACTCCACCGCTAGACCAAattaaatcaaacaaattaCTAAAGTGGTACGCCTCTGGGAACAAATTGAATCACCTGAAACCCGAAAGAGTATAGAGGAAACGAGATCTTCTCCACATTTTGCCTCGGAGTCTGCCGGGTCGTCCCCAAACGAGCTGCCGAGGCAGATTTCGGGCACGGAACTGCGCACGAAGCCATTGGGACGAAATGCCGACTCGAGCTACTGGGGATGTCGGTATTCACTCGAAATGTGGGAGCTTTCCGATAGATTTGGGAAAGATCTTTGCGGAGGCAATGTCTTGGGAGGAAGGCGATGAGACCAaagcggttttttttttttttttttttttttgggcggtGATTCCAATGAGTCAAGTGCAACAGCTTCGTGGGTGCGTGAGGGGTGGGTGAATGCTGAGAGAGGGGGGCGGATTTTACTTAATAATGATTCGATGGCGATTGCGATTTCGATGACAACGATGATGAACGACCGTCAAAGATCAGCTGAACGCTCCCAACTACGACGCAGACGTGTTCCGTCTTCAACGATGTTGGTACGTCCAAATCCAACTGGCCGAATGTTTCGTCCCGTTTTCTGTTTTGGACTTTAAAAATCCCAATTGAGGGAATTCCATACTCTTTCAAAGGAgtaaacattcttgtctaaccGGTTCCTTGATCCACTGAAAATTGAGTGAATGTCTCTCGCGAACTTCAACATTGCAAATCGCCCTAAATTCCGGCTATTGGTCAAACTGTGTACTTAGGATTTCATTTTGGTTGATTGAGGacttaaaataaaagataaagttacgaatcaatctcaatctcaCCAGGTGTCGCAATTAATGCGCCTCAAATGACCAAATATTCCACGTGAAATTTCTGATATTCTAATTTCTATTGACAATGAGCTCAAAATTTTAATAgtgttttttctcttcaattgaccaaaatatAAGTTTAAGTTCTTAATTGATTGATGGCCAAAACATTAGTTTTTTAATCTGCAAAATAGCCCATTTGTGTGAATTTGATGCTACAAGTAATTTTCCCTCTAAGAGGGAGTATATCACTAGTTAGAACTGATGAATAGAGTGATCTAAACTTTCAGTTGAGTATCAAACTAAGTGTTCTTACCAATCTCaatcataatttaaaaattattaaattctaTGATGAAGTGACCGACCCTTTTTCAATTCGAAATGACagcatgtgtttttttttggtcagaagaataatttattcatttaagtAGATAGTCTGAAATGTCCCAACTAAGGTGAATCTAAACATAAGAGAACCTAAAGGACTTGCAGGAGAAATGAAAACCAGTTATGGGGAAGAGAACCAAGACGTTTGTTCTTTGCAATTTAATGTGTCACTGTATTTGAGGCTCGCAGACAATAGGCTACGTTTACTGAGGGGTCAAccttgaaaaattgaagatagTCATTAATAAGAAATCATTCCTCTCATTTAACCTGATCTGCAAACCCGCTTATTAGAGCTTCCACAAGATTCTCAAGATAGGATTCCATAGTTATCAGTTTTGTCTTCGCGAAACGCTGCTATTTGGAGTGCTTCAAGTATTGCTAGGGTTTCAGCTTGGGATGCCGTGGAAACTGGAAACTTTAGCGAAGCTGGTGATAATCGCTGACAGGATGAGATTGAGTCGGCTATAGTTGTCTTTTCAGCATATTCTAATTCCATAGGGAGACTTCCTAAGTGAGCCCAAGGAGGCCCAACGCAAGAGAAGAATTGTTCGTCCGGATTTGATCGAAGATGATATGGGCTTTGTTAACTTGACCGGACCTAGTTGGGCCGAGAGGGCTACTGCAGCCATCATCGGATTTACTACCGACCACGTTTCCTTGGCAAATGGACTCTGGAGTTTTCTAACCTTTGATGGTTTCCGGTTCAAGTTAAATATACTACTATTACACAAAATATTATCGACAAAAAATGACATGAACAAATTAGAACGCCCTTACTGAATATTCTAAGACAAGCGATAAATAGGACTATTAGAAGCAAACATAtcttcaaaaatagaaaatttattggCCACTTTAAAACATTAAGGCTCCGTttattttacataaaatttaaaatttgaaaaatattttctgaaaaaatgatcgcatattttacttagaaaaacgattgaatgaaatttttataacccACGAAAATAGTTAGGCATAAATTATTGTgggtaataaaaatatttttcatcgattaatttttctaaggtacataatcaattatttttggaaaatattttcaaaatcttgagttttccatgaaatataCGCACTTAAAAGATTTAGGGGAGACTTGGCAATATATGAGaaaatttggcaattttaaacaaaaaaatcgaGTAAAAGTTAGTAAGTTATTCAAAAGGAGAATTCGTAATGCCAAAGTTTTATATAAGTTAATAATCAAAAAGTTGGTAGGTCACTAAGAGAAATCAGTATTTTAAAGGACAGTTGGTGACTCAGGTACATCAGCAagtaagaaagataaaaatggtAGTTCATGAGAAAATTCGATtaccaaatcaaataaaaaatggtaaGTAATTCAAAGAAAAGTTGGTAACCTAAAGATAATAGATAAGTTCATCTTATAAAAATTGGTAAGTCACTGAAAAGATAAGTTGGTAATTTTCTAGTATGGTAACTTATAAGAAATGTCAGTAAGTCAAATAAGCTAGCAACTTATACAATTAATAACTTTCAAGAAATGTTggtaagtaactcaaataaagttagcaaacttaaaaaaagagtaggtaattaaaaaaaaaatcaacacaaaGTTGGTAAGTAATTCAAGGCAAAGTTAGAAACATAATAGTAAATGGTAAACAAAAGATGATAAATTAcgaaaaagttggaattttaaaaaataaataaaagttgataagaaactcaaatgagagttgggAATTTTCTGGGAGAGTTGgtaatccataaaattaaaaaaaaggtcaatAATGTAAGGCAAATAATAGTTATTAACCTacaataaaagttggtaattttaaaaaataaacattggtAAGTAACTCAAAAGAATTGTTAATGTAAGTGATGAGTTAATTATAGAGAGTTGGAAAATAGTTCAAAAAAGTGGGTAATTCTTTCTGACAGTTGGTGAATTATTAAAGACATTGATAAGTAAGTCGATTAAAATTGGTATCTTATGAGAAAAGTAGGTGGTTTGAAAATATGTTTAAAGGTTAGTATGCGAGCTTCTTTAGACTGATATGTACCTTTGACTCTTTTTTTATGCAAATCTTGTAACGCActcattttgacattttttgagCCTTAAGTACCTAAGACTTCCATTATATATAATTGTCGATATTGATATGTGGATCGCATATagttttgaatatttaaattatcTATTAGATTTTGACGGGTAAATAACTAGTTACTTTTGACTTATGAGAAGTCGAGGCACAACCCCCTCAATAAAAAAGTTTGTTACCTAAAAGTGGTCGGTAAAAAATCAGTAATAAAATGGTAAATCGATTAAcaaagttgatatttttctaGAAGAGTTGATACATAATACATTGGTAAATAAGACAATTAGAGAAAAGTTGATAGATTACTTAGAAAAAAGTTGGCAGCAAGAAGGACATCCTAAGTACCGAAGCTTGGAATGAGTGGACACAGAAatactaaaactttcaaaaggtaTATTAAGTGCCAACTCCAACAAGACTTATCGAAAATCCGAAGTGgagttattttattaataagaCCAGTTTACATGGCTTGCAGGAATATCCACTCAACAATTTTTAACCCAAAACAACGTTAGTTTGCccccaaatttaattttttatacaaatattaatttttttataaaggtAGCAAATCAATGAAGGCCTCTACAACCCTTGCCATCACTACTCCACCATTGCTAGAAAGGGTCGATGCCAATGGGGTGAAGGTCAGCCAAGTTGCCAAGCCTCGAGTAGTGGCCGATGACCTTGGCCAATTGTAggcaagcccttgcctagacTGGGCAAAGGTcactgatgtgaatcgttgcagAAAGATTGTTTTACGAAGGCTCGGATGGTGCAAATTgcgaacctcgacctccaatcaaacttgtgattggcaacctcgatatgaacgtgacctgttgacgaacgcATGTCAACCAACCAATGTTATAAATGCCatgagcgaaagaattcgctatctcgctcgataagtcgaattgaCCGTCACAAGAGaaccttgataaggtcaagtcctcaaaagaacagttgAAGAGAATctctcagttttttttttctccaaaaaaatatATCCCCCAAAGAAATTCAGTTAGTCTTAAATATAAGCCTTCTAGCCGCCACACAAACATTAGTCTAATGTGTCATATTCTAGATTATTTGATgaccaaataatcaaattgcgccaagatttctaagattcttcaagatttgatccaaggtcatctccaaGCTGAAGATCatgaaccatgacgccaacagtTTGTCTGAATTGCTTGGCCCGCACTCGAGTAATCGAACTaataggaatagacaatgggtccctagcacctccttttcgatatggctcgatgtccacatcattccctcccccaTGCAAAGAATTTGCCCTCAAATCATCACTGGCATAAAAAAGAGTCAAGGCAGAAACATTAAATGTAGTACTAACGTCATACTCACTtggaagatcaagcttgtaggcattattgttaactctttctaacaccatgaatggtccatcctctcgcggtaataacttagaatgtcgctgctCAGGAAATCGCTCCTTGCGCATATGAACCTAAACCCAATCACcggttcaaacaccacttccttgTGCCCTTTGTTGGCTTACCTTGCATATTGCTTAGTCTTGTGCTTAATATCTTAGCGCATCTTCTCATGCACGCCTTGACAAATTTagctttctttgctccatctaaatccacacgctCATTAACAAGTAAAGGGATTAAGTCTAACGGAATTAAcggattaaaaccatagacaacctcaaatggtgtaaatttagtagcagaatgcatgctcctattatatgcaaattcaacatgtggcagacaatcttccAAAggttttatattctttttaataatagcacgtaacaatacccctaaagttctattaactacctcgATTTGACCATCGGTTTGTGGAAaacaagtagtagaaaataacaaccgtgttcctagttttttccataatgttttccaaaagtagctaagaaatttagaatcttaATCTGAAACAATCaatctaggcatgccatgcaaacgtacaacTTCCCTAAAGAACAAATTAGCAACATGAGATAcatcatcagttttatgacaatgaataaaatgagccatctttgaaaaccgatcaacaaccacataaatagaatctctaccatacttagacct of the Eucalyptus grandis isolate ANBG69807.140 chromosome 10, ASM1654582v1, whole genome shotgun sequence genome contains:
- the LOC104422016 gene encoding biotin carboxyl carrier protein of acetyl-CoA carboxylase 2, chloroplastic — its product is MASCAVPCPKSASAARLGTTRQTPRQNVEKISFPLYSFGFQWPNEKRLTALKVKAKLNEVTAEKSSNSGLDTKSGATISQESNGTAAKLDREKIVPDASSISAFMSQVSDLVKLVDTKDIMELQLKQMDCEIIIRKKEAIQQPMAAVSVVAQPTPVSHAMFSPPPSAAPVHAPSAAPAGSGPTTPALPAPVKQSSSAHPPLKCPMAGTFYRSPAPGEPSFVKVGDKVQKGQVICIIEAMKLMNEIEADQTGTVAEILVEDGKPVGVDTPLFVVVP